The Paenibacillus sp. FSL R7-0204 genome includes a region encoding these proteins:
- a CDS encoding TrmB family transcriptional regulator, with product MEQLLLHLRNLGFTEMESKIMVELATKGQASGYEVAKQLGVSRSNVYAALQRLTQQGYVRCGEGEPARYSVLDPEELATMISGRVQASLAYMESEMPRGGPVSPSFYNVEGDRNVIGELVRQLNLAAQEIVVDVWREEASLLRSELEQAEKRGVKLLWAFDGGDAVPAPYPVWPPLPGKPERSGGRKFSFVVDRSWCMLGMRYDDGSAQAVITEHPVLVELLLKSFTQELVLFELEEDMGPELQRRYGERYSRIYSKYVLHDQEESGKEPEE from the coding sequence ATGGAACAGTTGCTGCTGCATCTGCGCAATTTGGGTTTCACAGAGATGGAATCCAAAATTATGGTTGAGCTGGCCACCAAGGGCCAGGCTTCGGGCTACGAAGTGGCAAAGCAGCTAGGAGTATCAAGATCGAACGTATACGCGGCGCTTCAGCGCCTGACCCAGCAAGGCTACGTGCGCTGCGGAGAAGGGGAGCCGGCACGCTACAGTGTACTGGACCCGGAAGAGCTGGCCACGATGATATCCGGCCGGGTGCAGGCCTCACTTGCCTATATGGAGAGTGAAATGCCGCGCGGGGGTCCGGTCAGCCCCTCCTTCTACAACGTGGAGGGTGACCGGAATGTAATTGGAGAGCTGGTCCGCCAGCTGAATCTTGCCGCTCAGGAGATTGTAGTCGATGTGTGGCGGGAGGAAGCCTCGCTGCTGCGCAGTGAGCTTGAGCAGGCGGAGAAGCGCGGAGTGAAGCTGTTGTGGGCCTTTGACGGCGGTGATGCTGTACCGGCACCTTATCCGGTATGGCCGCCCCTGCCGGGGAAGCCGGAACGCAGCGGAGGCCGGAAGTTCTCCTTCGTGGTGGACCGGAGCTGGTGCATGCTAGGCATGCGTTATGATGACGGGAGCGCCCAAGCCGTGATTACCGAGCATCCGGTGCTGGTGGAGCTGCTGCTCAAATCTTTTACACAGGAATTGGTATTGTTCGAGCTGGAGGAAGATATGGGTCCCGAACTGCAGCGGCGCTACGGGGAGCGCTACAGCCGGATCTACAGCAAATATGTATTGCATGATCAGGAGGAATCCGGGAAAGAGCCGGAGGAATAG
- a CDS encoding zinc ribbon domain-containing protein, giving the protein MNLLQRIKDGASRVSEKAQSSVEVSKLNGQISDIEHEMQVEFLKMGKLFYDGYRSRDMSVAEGQMIELARGCNKLQEQIEDVRSRIAELRNERLCACGQIVGLDANFCPHCGRKLEPRKPEDKEISLRKEPSSAAAAAAAPPAVTVHTVLEHEDEEDQYYGEEELTEAERELARRPEARVQYAEVLPELEEEAELEEADRMTSGSDRSRREADELERERERQLELDRRIRDWKASEPAEERVAGDTDTREIVNCQICRADLPKGSMWCPRCGSEQI; this is encoded by the coding sequence ATGAATTTACTGCAACGCATTAAAGACGGTGCCAGCCGGGTGAGTGAAAAAGCGCAAAGCTCGGTGGAAGTGAGCAAGCTGAATGGGCAGATTTCGGATATTGAGCATGAGATGCAGGTTGAATTTCTGAAAATGGGGAAGCTGTTCTACGACGGATATCGTTCAAGGGATATGTCGGTGGCTGAAGGCCAGATGATCGAGCTTGCCCGGGGCTGTAACAAGCTGCAGGAGCAGATCGAGGACGTACGCTCAAGAATTGCCGAACTGAGAAATGAACGCTTGTGCGCCTGCGGTCAGATCGTAGGGCTGGATGCCAATTTCTGTCCGCATTGCGGACGTAAGCTGGAACCACGCAAGCCGGAAGATAAGGAGATTTCACTTCGTAAAGAGCCGTCTTCGGCGGCCGCCGCTGCCGCAGCGCCGCCTGCGGTTACCGTACATACGGTGCTGGAGCATGAAGATGAGGAAGACCAGTACTACGGCGAGGAAGAGCTGACCGAAGCGGAACGGGAGCTGGCGAGAAGACCCGAAGCACGTGTGCAGTACGCGGAGGTGCTGCCTGAACTGGAAGAAGAGGCAGAGCTGGAGGAAGCGGACCGGATGACTTCAGGTTCTGACCGGAGCCGCCGGGAGGCAGATGAGCTGGAACGGGAACGGGAGCGGCAACTGGAGCTGGACCGCCGGATCAGAGACTGGAAAGCAAGTGAACCAGCCGAAGAGCGGGTAGCCGGAGACACGGATACACGGGAGATTGTGAATTGCCAGATCTGCCGCGCCGACTTGCCAAAGGGCTCCATGTGGTGCCCGCGCTGCGGCTCGGAACAAATATAG
- a CDS encoding DUF4870 domain-containing protein, whose protein sequence is MSPFRSSTGLPDNISAALCYFFPFIGAIIFLALEKRSRFVLFHSLQSLIAFGALMIAHVLSGFIPLLGDLVGALISLCSFAVWLLMIYHALGSRWFKLPWVGEIAESQLRQL, encoded by the coding sequence TTGTCGCCTTTCAGATCTTCCACCGGACTGCCCGATAACATTTCTGCCGCCTTGTGTTATTTTTTCCCGTTCATCGGGGCAATTATTTTCCTCGCGCTGGAGAAGCGCAGCCGCTTCGTCCTGTTCCACTCGCTCCAATCCCTGATTGCCTTCGGAGCTCTTATGATCGCCCATGTACTCAGCGGCTTCATTCCGCTTCTCGGCGATCTGGTGGGCGCCCTGATCTCCCTCTGCAGCTTCGCGGTCTGGCTCCTGATGATCTACCATGCCCTCGGCAGCAGATGGTTCAAGCTCCCTTGGGTGGGGGAAATCGCCGAAAGCCAGCTGCGGCAGCTGTAG
- a CDS encoding GTP pyrophosphokinase, with product MQKWQINEDFAKQVENFKALPALYRHALNELENKIDIIRTEWQVRDGFSPIEHVKCRIKEPKSIVQKMQRKGYELNLDNMEQHIHDIAGMRIVCAFVKDIYRLVDHLCAREDIRVLEIKDYIAHPKPNGYQSLHLIVAIPLVLLDGTRWVKAEMQLRTLAMDFWASMEHILYYKFDKQLPSHVADELKEAARAADELDQKMLRLRREILELSEGGGNEQT from the coding sequence ATGCAGAAGTGGCAGATTAACGAGGATTTTGCCAAGCAGGTTGAAAATTTCAAGGCTTTGCCGGCGCTGTACCGCCATGCTCTGAATGAGCTTGAGAATAAAATCGATATCATCCGGACCGAGTGGCAGGTGCGTGACGGCTTCAGCCCGATCGAGCATGTGAAGTGCCGGATCAAAGAACCGAAGAGCATTGTGCAAAAGATGCAGCGCAAGGGCTATGAGCTTAACCTGGATAATATGGAACAGCACATCCATGATATTGCGGGGATGCGGATTGTCTGCGCCTTCGTGAAGGATATCTACCGGCTGGTGGATCACCTGTGCGCCCGCGAGGATATCCGTGTGCTTGAAATTAAGGATTACATCGCCCATCCGAAGCCGAACGGCTACCAGAGTCTGCACCTTATCGTGGCTATCCCACTGGTGCTGCTGGATGGCACACGCTGGGTGAAGGCAGAAATGCAGCTGCGTACGCTAGCCATGGATTTCTGGGCCAGCATGGAGCATATTCTCTACTATAAATTTGACAAACAGCTGCCCTCCCATGTGGCCGATGAGCTGAAGGAAGCCGCCCGTGCCGCCGATGAGCTCGACCAGAAGATGCTCCGCCTGCGCCGGGAGATCCTGGAGCTGTCAGAAGGCGGCGGCAACGAACAGACATAA
- a CDS encoding diacylglycerol/lipid kinase family protein, which yields MYLFIINSRSGGGAGRRTWHTVQALLAARAVPYEALFTQSADSAESLVLHALARREDWRAAIIVGGDGTIHSVLGALRRRGVPLGVIPAGSGNDTARGFSIPLAPEAALDHALQDRCIEADLLNAAGGLTLTAVASGFDAQVAVNVNGSRYKRLCNAIGAGRLAYIIGVLHTLMTFKPCRVSVTCDGKEQAFDQAWLVSVCNLPSYGGGLLICPQAESGDGLLDVCVVHGVSRGQLLRLFPTVVKGRHTKLPYVTMLRGHSVAVHFAQPRHAIGDGEALGTAPLAVACEPGALRVLSPLAAASAVAVDAAGSCRAGG from the coding sequence ATGTATTTATTCATCATAAATTCCCGCTCCGGCGGCGGAGCGGGGCGGCGGACCTGGCACACCGTACAGGCCTTGCTTGCGGCGCGGGCTGTTCCGTATGAAGCGCTGTTCACCCAGAGCGCTGACAGCGCAGAGAGCCTGGTGCTTCACGCACTGGCCCGCCGCGAGGACTGGCGCGCTGCCATCATTGTCGGCGGCGACGGCACGATCCACAGTGTGCTGGGCGCACTGCGGCGCAGGGGGGTCCCGCTGGGAGTCATCCCGGCGGGTTCGGGCAATGACACCGCGCGCGGGTTCAGCATCCCGCTCGCGCCCGAGGCAGCGCTGGATCACGCGTTGCAGGACCGCTGCATCGAAGCCGATCTGCTTAACGCGGCAGGTGGTCTCACCCTGACCGCGGTGGCCAGCGGCTTCGACGCGCAGGTTGCCGTCAATGTGAACGGCAGCCGCTACAAGCGGCTGTGTAACGCCATTGGCGCCGGGCGCCTAGCCTATATCATCGGCGTGCTGCATACGCTGATGACCTTCAAGCCCTGCCGCGTCAGCGTGACCTGCGACGGCAAGGAGCAGGCCTTCGATCAGGCGTGGCTGGTCTCGGTCTGCAACCTGCCCAGCTACGGCGGCGGGCTGCTGATCTGCCCGCAGGCGGAATCAGGCGACGGCCTGCTTGACGTCTGCGTTGTGCACGGGGTCAGCCGCGGGCAATTGCTGCGGCTGTTCCCGACGGTGGTGAAGGGCAGGCATACGAAGCTGCCCTATGTCACCATGCTGCGCGGACACAGCGTAGCCGTCCACTTCGCGCAGCCGCGCCACGCCATCGGCGACGGCGAAGCGCTCGGCACGGCGCCGCTGGCCGTGGCTTGCGAGCCGGGCGCGCTGCGCGTGCTCTCGCCGCTGGCGGCAGCCTCGGCGGTGGCTGTAGACGCCGCGGGGTCCTGCCGGGCGGGCGGCTAG